In a single window of the Bactrocera dorsalis isolate Fly_Bdor chromosome 2, ASM2337382v1, whole genome shotgun sequence genome:
- the LOC105230929 gene encoding heterogeneous nuclear ribonucleoprotein H3 isoform X2: protein MATDAQTNNEDYSQEYGDDDNSQEYDNDQQEGDEYDDQDENDDDNDQSQDQTSIGGDGNGGGNNSNSSGPKYIRLRGLPWSATHKEILNFLKNVNVVNASQGIHLITSRWDGKNTGEAYVEVQSQDDVEEARKLNKGLMGHRYIEVFTANPKEAKEAMRKTGSHGMSYVVKLRGLPYAVTEQQVEEFFSGLEIKPDREGILFVMDKRGRATGEAFVQFESQDDTEQALGRNREKIGHRYIEIFRSSLAELKRAAKGNGRSGPYDLKDRGGNRGNDYGGGRNMRGGNGGNGGGMGGFGNSNNGGGFGGFGNNGNFGSGNGNNGNFGNGNSGFGGNNRFNNSGGNFGNDFGDFGNFGNNRNFSNGGNFGNDFPVGNNRNGGMGVGSNNGGGGGGGNFGNFSNFGNFGGNGGGGGSGGSGNGNMGGGFNGGNAMIGGGGNFGPIGGGRNDNEYFTIHMRGLPYQSFDNDIFKFFDPIRPANVRVNFNKSGLHSGTADVFFETYEDAQLAMKRHRDQMGSRYIELFFDGKTKAGNTKSGGGSGGGGNFQRRI from the exons atGGCAACTGACGCACAAACTAACAACGAGGATTACTCCCAAGAGTACGGTGATGATGACAACAGCCAAGAATATGATAACGATCAACAAGAAGGTGATGAATATGATGATCAAGATGAAAATGATGATGACAATGACCAAAGTCAGGATCAGACCAGTATTGGTGGTGATGGTAACGGTGGTGGTAATAACAGTAACTCTTCCGGTCCAAAATACATACGTTTAAGAGGGCTACCATGGTCGGCAACTCATAAagaaatcttaaattttctaaagAATGTGAATGTCGTTAATGCTTCGCAGGGTATACATCTTATCACCAGCCGTTGGGATGGCAAAAATACCGGCGAAGCATATGTTGAGGTACAAAGTCAAGATGATGTTGAAGAAGCGCGAAAATTAAACAAAGGCTTAATGGGACATCGTTACATTGAAG TATTCACCGCGAACCCTAAAGAAGCTAAAGAAGCCATGCGTAAAACTGGCAGTCATGGCATGTCATATGTTGTTAAACTACGCGGTCTGCCATATGCGGTCACTGAGCAGCAAGTCGAAGAATTCTTTAGTG GGTTGGAAATCAAACCGGATCGGGAGGGGATACTTTTTGTTATGGACAAAAGGGGTCGTGCGACTGGGGAAGCTTTTGTTCAGTTCGAAAGCCAGGATGACACTGAACAAGCCTTGGGACGTAATCGGGAAAAGATTGGGCACAG GTATATTGAAATCTTCCGTAGCTCACTGGCTGAGCTGAAACGCGCTGCCAAAGGCAATGGACGCAGTGGTCCATATGACTTGAAGGATCGTGGCGGAAATCGAGGCAATGATTACGGCGGCGGACGCAACATGCGTGGCGGCAATG GTGGCAATGGCGGTGGTATGGGTGGTTTCGGTAATAGCAATAATGGCGGCGGTTTCGGTGGTTTTGGCAATAACGGTAATTTTGGCTCAGGCAACGGAAACAATGGTAACTTCGGCAACGGCAACAGCGGCTTTGGTGGAAATAATCGTTTCAACAATAGCGGCGGCAATTTCGGCAACGATTTCGGTGACTTTGGTAATTTTGGCAATAACCGAAATTTTAGTAATGGCGGCAATTTCGGTAATGACTTCCCAGTCGGCAACAACCGCAATGGTGGCATGGGCGTTGGATCGAACAAtggcggtggcggcggcggcggtaaCTTTGGCAATTTCAGCAACTTTGGTAATTTCGGTGGTAACGGCGGTGGTGGCGGTTCCGGTGGCTCCGGTAATGGCAATATGGGTGGTGGATTTAACGGTGGCAACGCTATGATCGGCGGTGGTGGCAATTTCGGTCCAATCGGCGGTGGTCGCAATGACAATGAGTACTTCACCATCCATATGCGCGGATTGCCATATCAGTCGTTTGATAATGACATCTTCAAG tttttcGACCCAATACGCCCAGCCAATGTGCgtgttaattttaataaaagtggCTTGCACAGTGGCACCGCCGATGTCTTCTTCGAGACGTACGAGGATGCTCAACTAGCGATGAAGCGCCACCGCGACCAAATGGGTTCACGTTACATAGAGCTTTTCTTCGATGGCAAAACCAAAGCCGGCAATACAAAGTCTGGTGGCGGTAGCGGTGGCGGTGGCAATTTTCAACGCCGCATCTAA
- the LOC105230929 gene encoding heterogeneous nuclear ribonucleoprotein H2 isoform X1, translating to MATDAQTNNEDYSQEYGDDDNSQEYDNDQQEGDEYDDQDENDDDNDQSQDQTSIGGDGNGGGNNSNSSGPKYIRLRGLPWSATHKEILNFLKNVNVVNASQGIHLITSRWDGKNTGEAYVEVQSQDDVEEARKLNKGLMGHRYIEVFTANPKEAKEAMRKTGSHGMSYVVKLRGLPYAVTEQQVEEFFSGLEIKPDREGILFVMDKRGRATGEAFVQFESQDDTEQALGRNREKIGHRYIEIFRSSLAELKRAAKGNGRSGPYDLKDRGGNRGNDYGGGRNMRGGNDWGNNGAPFGVGANNTLGFNNLPNFTNSGNFGNNFGPNGNGGGNGGGMGGFGNSNNGGGFGGFGNNGNFGSGNGNNGNFGNGNSGFGGNNRFNNSGGNFGNDFGDFGNFGNNRNFSNGGNFGNDFPVGNNRNGGMGVGSNNGGGGGGGNFGNFSNFGNFGGNGGGGGSGGSGNGNMGGGFNGGNAMIGGGGNFGPIGGGRNDNEYFTIHMRGLPYQSFDNDIFKFFDPIRPANVRVNFNKSGLHSGTADVFFETYEDAQLAMKRHRDQMGSRYIELFFDGKTKAGNTKSGGGSGGGGNFQRRI from the exons atGGCAACTGACGCACAAACTAACAACGAGGATTACTCCCAAGAGTACGGTGATGATGACAACAGCCAAGAATATGATAACGATCAACAAGAAGGTGATGAATATGATGATCAAGATGAAAATGATGATGACAATGACCAAAGTCAGGATCAGACCAGTATTGGTGGTGATGGTAACGGTGGTGGTAATAACAGTAACTCTTCCGGTCCAAAATACATACGTTTAAGAGGGCTACCATGGTCGGCAACTCATAAagaaatcttaaattttctaaagAATGTGAATGTCGTTAATGCTTCGCAGGGTATACATCTTATCACCAGCCGTTGGGATGGCAAAAATACCGGCGAAGCATATGTTGAGGTACAAAGTCAAGATGATGTTGAAGAAGCGCGAAAATTAAACAAAGGCTTAATGGGACATCGTTACATTGAAG TATTCACCGCGAACCCTAAAGAAGCTAAAGAAGCCATGCGTAAAACTGGCAGTCATGGCATGTCATATGTTGTTAAACTACGCGGTCTGCCATATGCGGTCACTGAGCAGCAAGTCGAAGAATTCTTTAGTG GGTTGGAAATCAAACCGGATCGGGAGGGGATACTTTTTGTTATGGACAAAAGGGGTCGTGCGACTGGGGAAGCTTTTGTTCAGTTCGAAAGCCAGGATGACACTGAACAAGCCTTGGGACGTAATCGGGAAAAGATTGGGCACAG GTATATTGAAATCTTCCGTAGCTCACTGGCTGAGCTGAAACGCGCTGCCAAAGGCAATGGACGCAGTGGTCCATATGACTTGAAGGATCGTGGCGGAAATCGAGGCAATGATTACGGCGGCGGACGCAACATGCGTGGCGGCAATG ATTGGGGTAACAATGGCGCTCCATTCGGTGTTGGCGCCAACAACACACTTGGCTTTAATAATTTACCCAACTTCACTAACTCGGGTAACTTTGGCAATAACTTTGGACCGAATGGCAATGGAGGTGGCAATGGCGGTGGTATGGGTGGTTTCGGTAATAGCAATAATGGCGGCGGTTTCGGTGGTTTTGGCAATAACGGTAATTTTGGCTCAGGCAACGGAAACAATGGTAACTTCGGCAACGGCAACAGCGGCTTTGGTGGAAATAATCGTTTCAACAATAGCGGCGGCAATTTCGGCAACGATTTCGGTGACTTTGGTAATTTTGGCAATAACCGAAATTTTAGTAATGGCGGCAATTTCGGTAATGACTTCCCAGTCGGCAACAACCGCAATGGTGGCATGGGCGTTGGATCGAACAAtggcggtggcggcggcggcggtaaCTTTGGCAATTTCAGCAACTTTGGTAATTTCGGTGGTAACGGCGGTGGTGGCGGTTCCGGTGGCTCCGGTAATGGCAATATGGGTGGTGGATTTAACGGTGGCAACGCTATGATCGGCGGTGGTGGCAATTTCGGTCCAATCGGCGGTGGTCGCAATGACAATGAGTACTTCACCATCCATATGCGCGGATTGCCATATCAGTCGTTTGATAATGACATCTTCAAG tttttcGACCCAATACGCCCAGCCAATGTGCgtgttaattttaataaaagtggCTTGCACAGTGGCACCGCCGATGTCTTCTTCGAGACGTACGAGGATGCTCAACTAGCGATGAAGCGCCACCGCGACCAAATGGGTTCACGTTACATAGAGCTTTTCTTCGATGGCAAAACCAAAGCCGGCAATACAAAGTCTGGTGGCGGTAGCGGTGGCGGTGGCAATTTTCAACGCCGCATCTAA
- the LOC105230930 gene encoding huntingtin-interacting protein K: MSETEINGTEEEVQDKKQKKQTRHDGGAADLERVTDYAEEKEISAAHISSAVEQIGNKRSKEDERKVAKEMELLKVHVKKEDIELIMNEMLISRTQAEKVLREQSGDVVAALEAIIAN; this comes from the exons ATGTCTGAAACTGAAATTAATGGCACCGAGGAGGAGGTACAAgacaaaaagcaaaagaaacaaACTCGTCATGACGGTGGTGCAGCCGATTTAGAGCGCGTTACAGATTATGCAGAGGAGAAGGAAATTTCGGCAGCGCACATATCTAGT GCAGTAGAGCAAATCGGAAACAAACGCAGCAAAGAAGATGAACGTAAGGTGGCCAAAGAGATGGAGCTGCTGAAAGTCCATGTCAAAAAAGAGGACATTGAACTGATT ATGAATGAAATGTTAATATCACGCACACAAGCAGAGAAAGTACTGCGTGAACAAAGCGGTGATGTAGTTGCGGCGTTAGAGGCAATAATCGCTAACTAA